The following coding sequences are from one Coregonus clupeaformis isolate EN_2021a unplaced genomic scaffold, ASM2061545v1 scaf1698, whole genome shotgun sequence window:
- the LOC121543911 gene encoding tyrosine-protein phosphatase non-receptor type 12-like: MDGPEAYIATQGPLPNTVMDFWRMNWEYSVAVIVMACREFEMGRKKCERYFPLFGDEPMSFGPFRISCESEQPRTDYFIRTLTVEHENETRRITQFHYINWPDHDVPSSFDSILDMIGLMREYQEHDDVPICIHCSAGCGRTGAICAIDYTWNLLKAGKIPEDFNVFRLIQEMRTQRHSAVQTKEQYELVHRAISQLFEKQLQLLEGPTNSEIHGGMDEGLSPERAGPHSDEERWDTPPPKPPRIRSSQLEGDVKEEILQPPEPRPVPPILTPSPPSAFPTVTNVRQDNDRYHPKPVIHVLASAQQQPQNAHQSPDLKENYNKTSEKTSLDSVSPGGPPAQAPSPSSPSPADGSVRLERKLSIEIQKVPLQEGPKSFDGNSKLHRSHAFKTRSNTSSSSFSEDSGADIITHQGAFGPLPARPNHLPPYGEKVGQAGWISPEKAPTPPALVAGSESTPTSNLTSSQPLSSTSTPVRTALSFTNPLHSDFPDVMGDGGITGVGGGESSRPSWSSKATATVTAAHGEHPHRKVSTMSIAGQRSPTETASNSDQSEDSPPPLPERTPESFILATDPSELKAPGSSDWSISEDQSGKGPGFPQEQRSTQAQIAERDPSGERSKKISDAAGVETSPANTTVADCTAESKAASEMGYGNRCTQPKGPRDPPTQWT, translated from the exons ATGGATGGTCCAGAGGCTTACATCGCTACCCAGGGTCCTCTACCCAACACTGTCATGGACTTCTGGAGAATGAACTGGGAGTACAGTGTAGCC GTCATCGTAATGGCATGTCGAGAATTCGAGATGGGAAGG AAAAAGTGTGAGCGGTACTTTCCCCTGTTTGGCGATGAGCCCATGTCTTTTGGCCCATTCAGAATCTCCtgt GAATCAGAACAGCCTAGAACCGACTATTTCATCAGGACCCTGACAGTGGAGCATGAAAAT gaGACAAGGAGGATAACCCAGTTCCATTACATCAACTGGCCAGACCATGACGTCCCCTCATCCTTTGACTCCATCTTGGATATGATTGGTCTGATGAGAGAGTACCAGGAGCATGATGACGTACCCATCTGTATACactgcag TGCTGGCTGTGGGAGGACAGGAGCCATCTGTGCTATAGACTACACGTGGAACCTACTAAAGGCTGGG AAGATTCCAGAAGACTTCAACGTGTTCCGGCTGATTCAGGAGATGAGAACACAGAGGCATTCTGCTGTTCAGACCAAG gAGCAGTATGAGTTGGTTCACAGAGCCATCTCTCAGCTCTTTGAGAAACAGCTGCAGCTCCTGGAGGGCCCCACCAACTCAGAGATCCATGGTGGCATG GACGAGGGGCTCAGCCCAGAGAGAGCTGGACCCCACTCAGACGAGGAGAGATGGGACACACCGCCCCCCAAACCACCGCGCATAcgcag cagtcaGTTGGAAGGGGACGTGAAAGAAGAGATCCTTCAGCCCCCAGAGCCACGCCCGGTTCCTCCCATCCTCACCCCGTCTCCCCCCTCTGCCTTCCCCACCGTCACCAACGTACGGCAGGACAACGACCGCTACCACCCCAAGCCTGTCATCCACGTCCTGGCCTCCGCACAACAGCAGCCCCAGAACGCCCATCAGTCCCCCGACCTGAAGGAGAACTATAACAAGACTTCAGAAAAGACATCGTTGGACAGTGTCTCCCCAGGAGGCCCCCCAGCCCaggccccctctccctcctccccctccccagcGGACGGTTCAGTGCGTCTGGAGAGGAAGTTGAGTATTGAGATACAGAAGGTACCGTTACAGGAGGGTCCTAAGAGCTTCGATGGTAACAGCAAGCTGCATAGATCCCATGCCTTCAAGACCCGCTCCAACACCTCTAGTTCCTCTTTTTCTGAGGACTCAGGGGCCGACATCATAACGCACCAGGGTGCCTTTGGACCCCTCCCCGCCCGCCCCAACCACCTGCCCCCTTACGGGGAGAAGGTGGGTCAGGCAGGCTGGATCAGCCCCGAGAAAGCCCCCACACCTCCAGCCCTGGTGGCTGGGTCAGAGAGCACCCCCACCTCCAATCTGACCTcttcccagcctctctcctccacctccacccctgtCAGGACTGCTCTGAGCTTCACCAACCCTCTGCACTCAGACTTCCCTGATGTGATGGGAGATGGAGGGATCACTGGAgtaggaggaggggagagttCCAGACCTTCATGGTCCTCCAAGGCAACGGCCACGGTTACGGCGGCCCATGGCGAACACCCGCACAGGAAGGTGTCGACCATGTCCATCGCCGGGCAACGGTCGCCGACGGAAACGGCATCAA aCAGTGACCAGAGTGAAGAttcccctccccctctacctgaGAGAACCCCAGAGTCCTTCATTTTGGCCACAG ACCCCTCAGAGTTAAAGGCACCAGGATCATCAGACTGGAGTATTTCAGAGGACCAGTCAGGAAAAGGACCAGGTTTTCCTCAG GAGCAGAGGAGTACACAGGCACAGATAGCAGAGAGAG